From the genome of Mastacembelus armatus chromosome 21, fMasArm1.2, whole genome shotgun sequence:
ACCAGGTGTTTCCCTTTCACTATGAAGTCTGTGGTTTGTGATTGAAGGTGAGATGGAGGATGGATGTGGGAGCCGAACAGGAAGTGAGGtagaggagttggaggatgtGACCCAATGCAGGCGGCAGCTCTGTGTTTATCAGCTGaatgtctctgtttttcttctcgtttatagttttttttttttttttccatgaaacACACTGTCTCACACTGTTTGCGCCGATCGGTTCCAGCTCTCTGCTAATGAAATCACACAGCCCAACGTGACACTGGCTGTCAACATTAGGATAAAAAGAACAGAATTGACTTTATCACTGACATCAGTTATATCTGGTGTAAAATTGTGGttgttatattgtttatatttctaAGGTTTTTTGTAAATAACATATGAGCTTTGAAcgttgtcttttctttcttctaacCAGAGTGGAAAAACATTAATACCATACTGATTCAGGCCCCTCTAATTGTtacacaaatgtatttattattaaaaatatgaatccTAAGTATTATAAATACATGATTTTCTTGTATTTAAGATTACAAGCTTAAATGTATCAAGGTCCTATTCACTTCTAGATTTCTGTTTAAGCCATAATGAGACTTCTGGGACGTTGATGGACACATatcagaagacaaaaaaaaacagacaaccaAACTGAACAACAACAGCATTCTGCCACAACACATCTGGAGATGTTGATGATTATGTCTTTACAGGGGTTGGTCTctcactaaaacacacacacaaacatgaagttCTTCACTACAACAAAGCCACATCTAGCAGTGACATACCGCAGGACAAACTGAGGGACATCTTTGTTTAGTGGCTGAAAACAGAGTGAACAACAAGTTACTGGTTGGTGAATTAAGCTCCATCCACAGTGTGGGTGTAGGCTCATTAACAAATGAGGTGGTGATTAAGACTTAACTTTCCAGGAATTAGATGTAACCCCCTCCATATGTCCTCATCAGACAGCATCAGTTTTTGTACATGAAATCCATCAATATGAACATAATAGTATATAATAGTATTTCAAGATACAGAGTATTTCATGGCTTTTGTCTAAATATTGTCTTGTATTATGTCATTTTGCAAAGTGTTAAGCAATTTGCGTATGATAAGATTTAGGACCTCAAATGATTGAACATGCCAAACTCTGTCATGTTGCCTGATTGTTACTTTTCTTAAGTATATGTCACATGATCATAGTTGTTTCTTCAGTCACTGTTTAACACCAAActtcactttaaaaacagtggATTTAATACAGTCCTACCTAACAAGGTATAGACCCATGAGCATATTCATTTCCCACCTATGCTCACGTATACTGGCTTTATTTGTGCCCTTCGTCATATGAACAGACTTTAACAGACGCTTTGGGGCCATGCTTTGTCTGTTAAGGTTGAAAAGTTGTATTATCTAGTTTAATTATCCTATTCCCATTGAAAAACCCATAATATAGGAATAAAATCAGGCTATCGCCAACGTTAAATGCGTAACAGCTGAGTAATGGATATTAGTATTATTCAGTTTTTGGGATTTGTCTCACTCACCCTCCGGTCTCGGCCCCTGAATCCACACAGTCATCTTCAGCTGAGGTTTTCTCCATGTCAAAAGCTCGtctgagcagcagctggacGCATCGTTTCTCAGCCCcgacaaaaacaaatgaagcaacAGGTTTGGACACAGTCTGGACGAGTCCCTCTCTGGCTCCTAATGAGCGTTTTTGCAGCAACAGGCGACCTGATGCCTTCTTAGGCTGTCGGATATCTGAGTACTACAAACATAACATTCGACGTTACACTTTTATACCTGTTATTATCAAACGACACATTATTATTAGACAGTAACCTTCGCTGAATCTCCGCTCAGGCACTCCTACCTTATGTATCCACGATAACGGGCCGGTAGCAGTGAACTGTTTTGCTTTGGTGTTGCTGTTTTCGAGCAGATTGTGAAGGTAACATTAAGAGGTGCGTTGCTTTGGCTCCGTCAACAGGGTGAAGACGGTAATGCAAAGCTCTGTCCAGCACAATAACATTTCAGATCTTCGTTAAAGTGTTAAGAAAATCAAACCACGAACGTGGTAAACCAGCTTTAACCTGCATACAGACCTAGAGTGTCCTGGCTTTTATTAAATgacactgttttcattaaataaacacagtTATCATCCTAATACTAGGCCTATTATCTGTGGTATAATATCTTAAATGTGGTTTACATCTATTGAACAGTGTGTGTAAAGTTGTGTTACAGGAGTGTGAGAGAAatgacaacaataaacaataacaaaagaaaacatgatgaaaacatatttgACAATCTGTTATAGCCTTTATGAACCATATAGAAGgaatattaaaatcatttatttaagtaaaagtgCCAATATGTCAATAATATAttaccctttttgtttttttcaactttATCAATTAATTGGCACGGTGGTCCCGTCTCGATGACGTCATCCCCATGCGCCTGGCGAAGCGGAGGGCACGGCTCTCGTGTTGATGTTTTTGTGAATTAGCGGCTCGTCGGTTCATCGTCCTGATACAGTTTTACTGAAAAATGTCCGTCAGCGAGATGTTCAGTTACATCCAGGGGTTCCTCACCGCCGACCACGACATCAGGGAGGTGAGAAAGCGCCGATGTCAGCGTTAGCTGTCACAGACGAGGAGCTGCCTGCTAACCTTTGTCCAAACCCGAAACATTTTCACTCTGCGATAAAGACGAGTCTGACAGAGATAACTAGTTAGCTGTCTACGGGCTTTTTATTCAGGTTGACATCGAGGCTAAACAGACGCATCttatattataaattaaattCCGCTCTGTTCTCTGGGTCTCTGGTTCTTCGGGCGTTAACGGGAAACCAAACTCTGCGTTGATTTAATGCTGTTCTGCGTATTGGACGAGACACAGCTCCCACAGCACATTGACTCACCATTAACATATACTCTCTTTTATTCGGCACCGTCCTCAACACGGACACACGCCTTTTTAAATACCCTGACGTGGTGCGACATTTGTTGTCTAATCTGTTTTGTTTAAGTTGATTTAACTAGTTTTTTGTGGCTGCATCCTATTACGTGTTGGCCTTCAAACTATTTGCAATGTCAGAAACGCATCCTTAAACCTGACTTAAAGGTCTTTTATTGACTGAACCTGTGTAGTTCAGTGTAGTATGGAAGAGGATTAGGTCTAATTTTATTGGCAGTATTTTGATCCTCTTCCATAAAGGTGAAATAACCATGAGCAAAAGACACTTGTGAGTGGAGATGggctttaaaatgatttttttcctaTCACGTACATGTAATAGATGTAGCTCTAAAGTAATCATCAATTTGAATGACATGTTTGAGGAGCTGGGCatctattttaataaaaaaaagtgggaGAGCTGgatcaaaaacacatacacacatactttgTGCACTTTCTTATAGGATATCCGTAAGGTGGTCCAGGTCTTGGAGCAGACTGCAAGAGAAATACTAACAGTACTCCAAAGTGTCCACCAACCATCTGGATTCAAAGAAAGTGAGGATTTGAGACAGCAAGAAGTGTTTCGActtgtacatgtatgtgtttgaatgtaATTCGACCCTGCTACTTTAAAATGAGTctcttgttttgtgtcattAGTTCCCAGTAAGTGTGCAAAGGCACGGGAGTTGTTCTGCACAGTCAGGACACAGATTGCAGACCTCAAAACGAAGTTTCCCGCGGAGCAGTATTACAGGTATGagccatgtttcacagtagttGCTGTCTGTAGCTGAACGGTGAGAGTTGGCGTTCGAAGGGCTTACTGCCAAGTTCAGACACAATCTGCAGAAATATACAGATAATGAAAGTttactctgtatgaactttggCAGGTTACAGTTTTCTTGCTGTGATGTGTCTGTCTGAGAAGTCCAGTCAATattaaatcagattttattcaggaaaataaaagtaaCTGCGATCACCTTAGGTAGCAGTGATTGGATTAACAGATGCTATTAACTGCCCTGTTGTTAATGTATGTACACAGGACTCTCTGGAAAGCAGAACAGATGCTGAGTGGGTTATTCTGgtgaaatatgtattttatctCCCATTCGCTTATCTTTTTGATCCAACTTCAGGTTCCATGAGCACTGGCGGTTTGTCCTGCAGCGCTTGACTTTCTTAGTAGCCTTTGTTGTCTACCTGGAGAGTGAAGCTCTTGTGACTCGGGAAGAAGTGGCTGAGATACTGGCCAGTAGGTACCGGTTTATGTGTCAGGTGTGTAATTGTTACAGAGGAATGTGTCCtgactgtttttattcttctgctCTCTGCACACTACAGTTGAGGTGGTGCGAGAGAAGGGCTTCCACCTGGATGTAGAGGACTACCTGGCAGGTGTGCTGATCATGGCCAGTGAACTGGTGAGTCTATTAACTgcctgcatttctgtttttatgacaGTTATAATGTTTTAGAGATTCACCTTAAAGGTTGATTTCAGAGAttgacaggtgtttctattatttgcAGAAATGTAACAGTTCCTTGTGCATCTAAGTTGGTAACTTTGTGTTTAATTCatgctgtttttcctttctccaGTCACGGCTGGCGGTAAACAGTGTGACAGCAGGAGATTACAACCGACCGCTTCGTATCTCCAACTTTATCAATGAGCTGGACTCGGGCTTCCGCCTGCTCAACCTGAAGAATGACCCGCTGAGGAAGCGCTACGACGGCCTCAAGTACGACGTGAAGAAGATTGAAGAGGTGGTGTACGACCTGTCCATACGCGGCCTGGCCAAAGAGTCAGAGTCTGGCGGGGACAAGTAGAGCTCAGACATAGTGATTGGCTGTGGGAGACGGGGGAGGGCGCAGTAGCTACTGTGGGCTGGGACTTCACAGTGGTTGCTGCAGATTAGAGACCTTTCCCCACCTGGAAGACCAGACCCAGGAATCTGCCTGAGGCCCCAGCAGCCTAGGACAGACTGTGCGAGTGAGTGTGAATGAATATTTGTGCGAATGCATGCATGAGAAGTGCTTTAGATGGATGGCAGTCTGTCAGAAAGGTGGCAGAGAAGAGTCTGGCAACCTCAATGTGAGGCCTAATGTTGATGTTCGGTTTGTGGACAGTTTTTGGAAATCTGTTCTCtgcttcatctttttttttttagttgattTTGCAACTGTTTCATCTAGTTTGCAACAGATGacttttttattgatttatagtATGTTGATGTTTAATTTGTTGAAAAGACTGATGGAGATGTTTCACAGCTCTTGTCATGCAGATCTTACATTTTGTAgtttattcacaaaaacaaaaagtgaaatgtaCTTATGTTGTTTGCCAGATAAGTTGACACCTACTGTTATTTCTTTGGAGTCTGTATTATTGTCAAAAAATAGATGTATGCAAACAATAATCCAGGAGCCTTATTTGTTAAGGAAATATTTGATGCAATGGTCAATCTATAATTCAAAAATTCAAAAGACACTAGCAACCAGTCGCTATATTTTCTTACCATTCATTGATTATTTCTGGCTTCCGTAGAGAAGCCTTAGTTTGGATTTTGATCTTTAGCAATTAACCTGCACAAACCGAATTGTTATAAATGAGGCTCCAGGAGCAGTAGAGCCAAAGAAATCACAAAGATGCTCTTAACACAATGTAAAAGTACTCTGATTAGTTAGCTTActtttttgtgattttctttttttttttgtcctacaGCAAGGAACCGTTGCAGAACAGTGCCAATGAATGTTTGTTGAGTCATTTCaatgttttggttgttttgagTGACGAAGACCTAATGCAAACTAGTCAGAGTTGCATATATTGCAcgtgttgtgtttatttttctcaattGAGGAGACGTGTTAAGGTTTGTTCATGTTGTTAGCATCCACACTTCTGTTGGCGTCTGTGCTGTAGTGgtgctggattttttttttttttttacaaagtattcactttctttcttgCATCCTGTGCTTTTGTTCCCTGTCTAAGTGCATTTGACTTTTACTTTTCCTGTCTGTGAATCAGTTTTTCTAAAGATGCCtgaaatgactgtaaatacattTCTACATCCCACATTTCAAGCTTCAGACTTTTTAAATGAGCGtattgcacagaaaaacacaataagcTGAATCatgtttaaaatcttttaatATAATTCACAATATATTACATTGGGGAAATAATACATCAGGTCTTTCATATGCAAATGAACTGAGCAGAAAGGGTATGCATCTCAGCAGgttgttttttacatttctgatgGGTTCGTCTGAAACACCATCCTCTGACAGCACAGGAACATTTGTGTGGAGCTTAAAGTGTGGAGCAGCCCTGCACTCCAGTGATTTGCTACCTCTCCTGCTACTTCATAGCAAACATAAAACAGTACAGTGTTTTTGATTTGATGACTCGATCAACTGTGTTGTCTTGACCTACAGCTTTGGCCCAACTAGGTTCCTTGTCATTTGAAGACTTGTGAACTAACAAACACAATTTACCAGCACTTCTACTAGcgaagaataataaagaatcATAAAGTGcatcaaacaaaataaagctttcagaaataaaaacacagcagggatagcaaaaacacacaaacaaaaataagtgATGATCAGGCGATAACATATAATTAGCAGCCAGGACTGTTCGAGGAATAATTATATTGCCTGTAAATTGATCTTAATCAATCAAGCGCCGACAGAGGGCAGTCTAGTCTGTATCTCAGAGATAAATGCTACCGTGTCAGTTTTAGCTTAACAGTAATTAAGTACCAAGGCACAACAGCTCATCGCTGGGTCACATAACACAGTTAAAACCGTGTCATGACAACATGGTTGGgatgggtctttttttttttttctttttttttttttaaggaaagtTCATCAAGTAATCAGGGTTTTTCAATCTTTACAGCAAAACTGTCATAATCCCAGAAGCCAGAGAGATGTAATGTTAGGGCaactaaaaaaaatctgtcactgGAAGAGGGTGTGATTATATAGAGATAGACATGGATTTTATCTTATTTACATACAATGTTGCAATGATAagtcacaataaaaatgatttattgttgACATTGGATTTAacaattaatttttaaaacatttatttacttagAATTGACAGAAAACCTGCTGCTTCCTATCCTGGTTCCATGGCCCAGTCTGTGCAATCCCACAAAGTCCCAGagatttaaaaactgcactttGGTACACACACTCAGGGCAAATGTGGAATTTGACTATTTGGTTAACACAAATTTGACTGACTAGACTTCTCAGTAAGTGCTCTCATGGCACTAAGATTCTTCAGCGCTATAATGACGAAGGGAAGCGTTAATGATGCCAATAAACATAAAGAGATTTGAGACTTGAGTCGAACCTGCCACATGAAACTCAGAAACACAGCGTGCATCGAAGCAGGAGAAATCTTGGGAAACTAAATGCATATAGAGTAGCTACGTCTTTTGAAACTGGCAGAGATTATTGCTGTTATGTGACTTCTCATTTAAACACAGTGATACAGGAGGTCTTTCAGCCTGTTAGAGAGGCTCTGCTCGACTGCATCTCTGGCAGTGAAAGTTGCTCTACCGCCAACGTGTGGTAGAGGGCGACACAGACAGGAGAGGGCAGTGACAAACACAGGCCACTGAACGTTGCTTTGGAACACATCTCCACCTCAAAACAAAAGCCCCCATCCACTGTCTCgtataaaaaacattacataacattttttctttttgcagtcaATCATGTTCAATCATGCTTTTCAACAGACACGCCTTATTTACTGCAAACACAACTCTCTTTCTCCTAGAGCAAACAGTCTTTACAATCAAGGCTGACAGCCCAATTGTTTTGGTTGTCCAagaactggattttttttaatgtaacagcTTAAAATTAAATCTTCATCTTCATGACATTATGGCGCACTTATAGTTTTATAAGAAAAAAAGTGCTCTATCTTTCTTTTATCCTAACAAGAAAGATGTTTTTTACTGAAATCTAACAAGTTAGGACAGTGGGGTCACTCAAAAATGCTTCTTGTCCCTAGGTTTTTGCAGCAGAAGGATTGAGATTATTTACACGGTAACAAAGGCGCTTCTGAGGGACAGTTAGTCTCAGGAGCGAGTTTGATTTGTGTTGATCATGATGTTGGGCAACGCATTGCGTCTTTTCCTCCAGGTGCCCAAGTCTCGAGCGTATCTCCTGATCTGATGGAACCACTGCTGGGTGCGGGATTTGTCTGAGGCGCGGAAAACGAAAGACTCACGTCGAATATCAAGCACCTCAAAGGTGTCTTCACAGTCCGGCTCTGTCGACACCACACAGTTTCCCAGGCGGATAGGCTCTCTCAGGACTGTGAACTTCCCGCTGCTCTTGTCCTTGATGAGAACCAGCACTCCATCTCGAACGCTCTCTCCACCACCATCCCCTTGTTCCCCCCGTGCCCCAAGGTCGGTGCCTTGTCCTGGGGCTTCACCTACCCGCTGTGTCCTCACCATCAGCAGACTCTGGACATTTTGGAACTTGAGGGCCTTGCTACCCTTTTTCACCCACTGACCGTCTGCTGGCTGGGACAACTGGAGTGGTCCCTCCATGACGAAGCGTGTGTTTTCTCTCGACCATCCCACCGTCTTCATTGACACCTCTCGCATCTCTATGTTGATGACCTCCCGGTTCTTGCGACTGTCACGGCGAAACGAGCGGAGGGACCAGGTGACTCCATTGCCCTCCTGCTTCGTCTTCATGTTGATGTGCTCCAAATGGGACTCCACCCGACTCTTGGCCTCACGAAGACGTGAGTAGTCAGGGTGACATTCAGGAGTGACCTTAATAATGCGGCTCAATAGAAGTGGGTATTTGGTCACCCTCTGGAGAGGTGCCATGAGGAAAGAGCGCAGGTTCATACGACGCAGTGCTGTGTTGTCATTCTGGGAAACATCCAGGAAgattctgaaaagaaaaaaccaGAGAAAATTAAGATGAAATTGGAGAGACTCAGTCTATGCATGTCCCCTGAGAGCTTTTAAAAAGTTGATTAATGGGAATCACAGGACAGCCTGACTCATGGGTGAGCTGTGGTTCTGTCTAAAAATATGAATCATTGCAGCCTGACTCTCAAAATAGACCTCTTTCTAAATAAGTAATAACCCACTGTCTTTTCCATTAAGAATGACATAGAACAGCTGTGGCAGGAACTAGAGAAAGCTCCCAGTGTAACTTTTCTGTCACGCAGACCAACAGGAAGAAGAATCTTTGTATACTGTGTGTACCTGAGCAGCTCCTTCTCCTTTTCCAGCGTGTTGAGCATGTTAACTGAGGTGGACTGCTGCAGGCAGTAGGTCTGGAAGGCGGGCAACATGTTGACGAACTCCAGGAAGATCTCTCCTATGTACACTGTTAGCAGATCCTCGTCTCCCTGAGGTCAAATCACAGAAGAGCAATTGGTCAATGTTCATCTCCCGTAAGTCTCGCAAGTCACAGTCATCCATTGTTGATGGTACAGTAATATTAGCTTAGCCACCAAacattatgtgagtgtatgtttGGCTTAATTAATTAGGACCATGTAATAAAGGTGGAGCTcaaacatccatccacccatccatccatcatccatcatccatcatccatccatcctctatacccgcttatcccttaaccagggtcccagggatctactggagcctatcccagctctctctgggtgaaaggcaggggtccaccctggacaggtcaccagtccatcacagggccacatagagacaaacaacctcacacactcacactcactcctatgggcaatttagagtcaccaatcaacctgacatacatgtttttggactgtgggaggaaaccagagtacctggagaaaacccacacaagcacagggagaacatgcaaactccacacagaaaggtccccgATAGGGAGCATTGAAAAGCTAAGAAAACAGGACTACCTTGGGTCAGTATGAGAGGGTGAGGGAGAGTGGGTCACCTGGTCAAAGGCCTGGTCAATGCTGTCCTGCAGGTGTTCAGTGAAGCGGTCGTTGACGTCAATCAGCTCTTGAACATTACCAAACACCACCGTGAGCTGCTCAGCTGTCAGCAGCCCAGCGCTCTGCATGGGGCAGTAAAATTCTTCTTTGATGATCCGCAGGTCCTCACCGTAGCTGGACTCTGTGTTCAGAAATTCAAGGATGGCTTCTTTGCGCTCAGTGCGCAGCTTGGAGCAGCGTTCACACATGCGCTCTCCTCGCTCTTTGGAGGCCCCGTCCCTCAGGCCACAGTCTGGACAGGGTCTCTGGGACTCCCAGGCTCTGAGCGAGGCGGATGGTCTCTTCCAGGTGCGGGACAGGCCTGGGCCAATGCCACTGTCCACCCGTTCAACCTCGGCTCCCCGGCTTCTGCGGTAACGGCGAGGCTCACTGTCTTCCTCTTCCCGCTCATCACTGAGACCCACCACACCACTGTCAGCACTCAGACTGCTGATGGTGCTCCAGCGGTGCTGCCCAGAACGCGTCACACCCAGACCCGCTTGACGCTCCTCACCAGGGGGCTCTGAGCGACCACGAattgctgctggagctggagagAGGTGGATGGAGATGGTTAGAGTCATTAGTGGCCATCATGCTAATGGTTTACTCTTTTTGTTCTTCACATGCATTCCCAAGGTCCTGACTCTTAACCTTCACATCAAACCCTAACCCCAGCCCCAGTTTGTGCCCCTGTTTAAGGATATTTTGAGGTTAAATCTTATTCTCCACAAGTTAATTAACTGGCAAcccagaaaaacatttaaaaatatgcatCTTATCCCAAAACACTATTCTAACCACCTGGAAGCTGAAATATTCAAAAGAAAGATAGGTAGCCTGCCAAATACCTGAATGGGAAACAATCACAActatcttttatttttgtgcccAGATGGAAGAGTCTTTGTGGATTTTGAAAAAAGAGTAATAGTAAGTAACATTAAGCATTTTTCAGTTATGGGTTAgggataataataaaaaaagtccTAACACTCAAACAGAAAGTAGAAggtgaggaccagccaaaacATCCTCACCCctaataaatacaattaaaactggtcctcacaagGAAAGTCATACAAGTAGACAAGCACCATTAACAGCAGCTCAATAGCTCCCTAATGAATATCCATTTAATCCAGACTAGCTATTACTGGTTAtgtcaaaatgaataaagtattaTTGATATCATCTTTCTCCAATAATTTGACGTTTAACCATCCAGTCAACGGCTTAACCTTGTCGATACATGTCGTGTCAATATGTGTCTGTGGGGGGCGTGACGACTgggtgcaaaaacaaacaaacaaaaaacaaaacgaatgtcttcatttttaaagaaacccTGGGGCTTACTGGGAGGTTCATCAACAATTTAGGATGattcaccatcaccatcataaCCAGATCATAACCCCTGATATAAAGATGGTTGTTTTTGGACAAGGTCATCAGTGTCTTGACAATGCTCAGCACTGGAGTTTAAATTATTCTCTCTGAAATGTCTAATGtgacagacaaacaggcagTTACTGCCCCTGACAAAAAAGTTCAGGTTTTTGGACCAGTGtgattgttttctgttcagCGGCCGTGTATCTTAACCACCACTTAGAGACACAAAACCAATTATCACACATCAATGTCAGGTTGATTGTCACAAAAAGTGGTTGTGATAACAGTTGTATAGTGTCTTTTGTGGCTCTAAAGGTGCCTCATAATGTCAGATGAGGGTGGATCAGGGTTATCTCAGCTCCATCAGTCCATCACTTGCTCCATCGTTGCTTCATTGTAATTAAAATACAATGGATTATATAAAACACAGGTGTTGCACTCACCACTGTCTCTGTCTCGGTCTCTGTCTCGGCGATGGCCGTGGAGTCGGGCAGCAGCAGCGATCTTCATCTCCAGCTGTTTGCGCTTGGAGGCGTCAGCTGGCATGGGGTCGCTGTAGTGGGGCCGGAGGCGGCACTCGCGCTGCGCCCTCACTGTCTCAGCGAGCTCATAGGCTGCGTCCGAGCTGGAGCGCCTGCAGCCCAGACCTGTGTGCTACCATGTGGAAGGACACTTGTGTCAATCAAGTCCTCACACTGCTATAAAAACAGATGACTGTGAGGAGAAAAGGTGAGCATGATGATAACAGTAAAATCgcagcatgtgcatgtgtgtgtgcctctggGTGAGGAGTTTTCAGGTATGATGTCACCATGTTCACTGTCATTACATAACAAACCTTGGGTATCTCTCTGATCCCAGCATGTAGAACAGACAAGAATCCAAATTTCACACGAGACGCAGCACTAATCATCTGCCAAGTCTAACAGTCTAAACACAAGAAGACCACATCCAGAAATCTGCTCTCATCACAGCTTGAAGCCACACATCCTTGTATCTGAGCAACATCCTCTGAGTGACAAACCAAAGCATCCTCTGTTTTTTTGAGGAGGGATTTCccaacacacagcagacaaacacCCCTCGCGTGGCTTTAAAAACCCATTTAGGGTCTATCAAACCCCTTAGAGTTGATGTGAGGTGAAAGTAGAGAGGTCATTGTCTCTCTAGGATCATTGCTCACCCTACAGAGGCATCACATATGTCCATTTAGTGTCATAATATTGGCTTTGATTATCTTCCTGAATGCTGACAATTTCCTAACAGCTACAGATGATTAAGACACATGTCTGAGGAAGACAACATGATATACAGCTTAGAGCTATGAGGTAATACAAAGGAGAATATTTCATGTATCACTGAATTAT
Proteins encoded in this window:
- the tsn gene encoding translin — encoded protein: MSVSEMFSYIQGFLTADHDIREDIRKVVQVLEQTAREILTVLQSVHQPSGFKEIPSKCAKARELFCTVRTQIADLKTKFPAEQYYRFHEHWRFVLQRLTFLVAFVVYLESEALVTREEVAEILAIEVVREKGFHLDVEDYLAGVLIMASELSRLAVNSVTAGDYNRPLRISNFINELDSGFRLLNLKNDPLRKRYDGLKYDVKKIEEVVYDLSIRGLAKESESGGDK